In the Paenibacillus sp. FSL R7-0337 genome, GGCCTGGTCTACATCTATGAAGGCTTCCACCAGCATCTGACCAGCGGAGCAGTCTCAGCATCTGTACAGACTCCTGTGCAAGGACAAGCTGCGGCCCCTGTATCCGTGCCGGCACCGGTGTTGACCAAACCTGAGCATTTGTTGTCCTCCGTACAGTCTTCCGCGCAATCACAGCTCCATACGGAAGACATTGAATTTTTATATGATATGGAATTTTTCATTAACCGCCAGCTTGGCGCATCCGTGAAAGCGGATTTTGATGAGGAAGCTTTTCGGAAAGCGTTATCAGTTAACGGGGATTCGATCATCGTTATTTCGGATGATGAGACGATCAAGGTTCATGTGCATTCCAAGACTCCCGGAGAGGTGCTTAACCTGGCGCTCGTCCACGGGGAGATTACCCAGATTCACATCCTTAACATGCGTGAGCAGCACCGCGATCTGTTGACTGCCGGTATGGACATCGCACCGATGCCGGATGTCTTCGCTGATATCCCGGAAGAGAAGGCCAGCGTGCAGGCGCCGGCGGTTCCTCCTGCGGATGATCTGGCGCCGTACGGCTTCATTGCGGTCTCCTCAGGAGATGGAATCTCGGATATTTTCCGCAGCCTGGGTGTCGATGCGATCCTGGCCGGCGGCCAGACGATGAATCCGAGTACAGAGGATTTCGTGAATGCGATCTCTTCGATTTCTGCGAAGCATATCTACATTCTGCCGAATAACTCCAATATCGTCCTGGCTGCGCAGCAGGCCAAGGAGCTGCTGGAGGGCGAACGTGAGATTACGGTGATTCCGAGCAAGAGTATTCCCCAGGGAATCTCGGCAGCCTTTGCCTTCCAGGAAGAGGATGCGGTAGATACTAACACCAGCAATATGCTGGAGGCGATTGCCCAGGTCAAATCCGGACAGATCACCAATGCTGTACGTGATACTGTGATGGAGAATCTGGAGATCAAATCCGGTCAGTATATCGGCATCGAGAGCTCTAAGATTGTTGCTGCTGCCGATGATTTGCTCACGGTCAGCAAGGAGCTGCTGTCCAGCATGCTGGTCAATGGTGACGAGATCGTTACTGTACTCACTGGTGCAGACACTGAGGCAGACATTACGGATGCCCTCGGCAGCTG is a window encoding:
- a CDS encoding DAK2 domain-containing protein, with product MSKRSINGTDFTAMVLAGAEMLQQHAEHVNSLNVFPVPDGDTGTNMNLTMTAGANELKRNNTASVGQCAGVLSKGLLMGARGNSGVILSQLFRGLGRYAAQYDELNTQQFAAALQTGVDTAYKAVVKPVEGTILTVAKEAARHAVYYARRTTDITELMTEVLAKAKEALAHTPELLPVLKQVGVVDSGGQGLVYIYEGFHQHLTSGAVSASVQTPVQGQAAAPVSVPAPVLTKPEHLLSSVQSSAQSQLHTEDIEFLYDMEFFINRQLGASVKADFDEEAFRKALSVNGDSIIVISDDETIKVHVHSKTPGEVLNLALVHGEITQIHILNMREQHRDLLTAGMDIAPMPDVFADIPEEKASVQAPAVPPADDLAPYGFIAVSSGDGISDIFRSLGVDAILAGGQTMNPSTEDFVNAISSISAKHIYILPNNSNIVLAAQQAKELLEGEREITVIPSKSIPQGISAAFAFQEEDAVDTNTSNMLEAIAQVKSGQITNAVRDTVMENLEIKSGQYIGIESSKIVAAADDLLTVSKELLSSMLVNGDEIVTVLTGADTEADITDALGSWLEETYPQVEVEIHEGGQPLYYYLFSVES